The stretch of DNA tatttcagtCGATGAAATTGAATCTGAATTTTGAAAACTGAACATAATTTAATCTtgcttgaaatgttttaattgggttaaagtttaaaatttaaatacaaatttcaaagcaaataaatcaaattttttaaaatgctaaatacAATTCaagttcatgtttttaaattctATAATTCTATAAGCTCTTATTCAACATGTTTCAACATTATTTCCAcgaataaataatctaaacttATTCTTTTTTCATTGTAACATTATCCTAAAATCACCATcagattatatattttaataactaaCATTAGCCACAGATTATATTTTTGCCCTCGTGTTCTTTTGTTTGTAAATCGTCAATCGGCCTCCGTACCTCGTCTGTCTTTGCTGTATTTCAAAGTGATTTGACATATTTCTAAACAAACATGAAATGATAGTTTATCTGTTCTCATTTAGCTGTACAACAACTACAGTGCTTAGTTTATTCATCATCAGGTCCCACGTGTTGTTCCAGCTGTAAGAGACAAAAACGTCACGgaataaaactaatttaaaactCCTTTATGCAAATTAAACAACcaaactaaatgtttaataaaggaATGATGAGTCAGCGttatagaagcacagacaaTCGCCCGTTACGGAGCATCcgtctctgagtgacagctgttaCATCTGCCATGTTACAGCGTTACATCACCACATAaggccataactcctctaatgactcagcagaaaataaaaacataatgtgtGTTTAGCTGTTATTTGTCCAAAACTTTGTGTCCTCACaccttttttccatatttccagCCGAGGCCtctttcataaacctagagcagcagatCATCTGAGCTTTGAACTGAGCTTCTGTTTTAATGTCTATATCAGAACTTTAACCTGAGTCGTCCTAATGTctcctggatagttctcctcctgtgtcctgtctgttggagacAGGTTCTCCTGCTTTAGCATCattgctacaggtgctgctactagctacgctaactgataCTACTCGCTATGCTAACTACTGCTACTAGCTACACTAActgatgctactagctacgcaAACTGCTGCTACTCACTATGCTAACTTCTGcaactagctatgctaactgcggctactagctacactaactgctgctaccagctacgctaactgctgctactagctacgctaactgcggctactagctacactaactgctgctaccagctacgctaactgctgctactagctacgctaactgctgctgctccgtgatttccacagaaacaacctttagctcaggcttagcttcacttattggcttaaataAACTCTTTAAATCCAGCTGCCTTTTTTAAGCCATTTTCTACTGTTTTCCAAGACaatcacactttagacgtagcgtgggggcgtggcctgactttcccTTCTCTTCCTCACTCACACTCAGTTTATaattcagttttgtgtttacaaagaatttttcaactcaataaaagacacagctgtccaaatataatacttcaacatttaatcaaaacacctaaaagctaATGAGATGCTGAAAAATGAGGTAATGGATCCAATCAAACAAGTGCCGCTCAAAATCTGGGAAATTAAGCTCTGAACAACTTATGGCTGACGTGACAATAAATGAGACAAACATGCAAATATGATTCAAACCTGTATTTATTGTTGATTGAAATAGTCATacgttagtaaaaaaaaagggctttgaGAAATAGTAAATGTTCATATGAAGATATTTAACTGCTGAGTCACATTTAGAGACAAACAGGAAGCTTGGCCTCAGATTTGCTACATAATTATTACAGTTCCTGATAGTTTTTGGAtcacaaacataaataaagacAAACTTTTGGACAACAGCATTAACTGCATTCAGTCGTTAACAACACAACCAATGTCTCCACATTATCTACACTATTTAAATATTAACTCTGTACAGTTTGTGCTGTAGGTTTTTTGCATATAAAATGAAAACTCATTTTCAATGACATTTTCTACAGTAATTGAGAAATTGTGATAAAGTGCAGTAAATTTGGCAAAATGCAACAATTTGGCAAAGACTGGTATCTGTGATAGTTATTCTGTAcgtttgctacatgtttaacattattACAGAATGATCCCATGATTACAAAACAATCTTGTCAGATCATACTGTAACATGAATACCTGAACATGGTTgaattaatttttcttttacaattaaataatttttaaagctctaaatattttttttttttgcaagtcaCTCAATAGCaatgtgccaaaaatgtcataGTCCCAAAACgaaccaaaaacaataaagtgtCTGATATGATAAGTTTAAAATGCTCTATTAAATCTaacataataatgaataattcaTTAGATCGTGCATTAGCATGCTGGCATTAGCAGCACGTAAACCTGTGAAAACATCAGATTTGGCAACCTGCACCGTTTACTGTAGTAATctattttagtggtttattaaccgtcaccagccctccacctccaccacaaACGGCTCTTTAACGGGAACCCTGCCGCTGTTGACAACCACACACTCGGTGTAGGGCAGGTTCCTGTCGTTGGTGTCCTGGAGCTCGATGGTGTGAACCACAGactgagaaaaaacaaaacaacacatgaTATATTATTTATGGATAAAATAGTTACAGCAACGCGTCAACTACCTGTAatcagtgttttaaaaaaagaaccaaaatcaCACAGACAATAAAAATCAAAGTTCTGCTTTCGACCTGCTCAACAATATCGATCAAAGGTTTGAACTAATCAGGCAAGGAAAGTCAAATATTTTTGTACATTACAATTTgtacaatttttacattttgtggccacgttttatgtaatttgaggaaattttgtGGACCCGCTTGAAGaacattgcaggattttggaaaaattttagattaaaaatgacttccatcatgtgatataagcatggggggggggaggggggcatAAAACTAACATCACGATACATCCGTCCCAAAtcgtgaaacacaatattttaattatatttcacgtggtCCCATTAAacagtaatgtaaatattgtcaTTATTACACCAGAATATCCCATTAGTAATACTCACAGTatattaatgcttaaattatCAAGTCTGATCTAGTTTAATTATAGTAAAtcacagagatatttatcaaccataactttatgtaactcattatcagatataaaataaactagattcagcagcaataaaaacactattggagttatttttgcttttcatgtgctttttattttttttagaaaatcattttattataaatagggaaataaaagaaatatatacaataatggAGTGGCCCATATGCACAAACatgttccataaaatatcagcccatgatTTTTTAAACGTTATTACTGCAGCAGATTCTAGTGATgatatatttcatttaatttgtgtttgtaaggaacctgtttacaccttAAGTTaggaattgatttatttatttattgtttttatttgtcgtaaTTCAACCCATGCAAAATTTAAACGATTACTCGTAGCTACGtagagcaaataattgtacGATTTATCATCTGATTAGTCGATTAAAAGTTTCAATAATCATTGATTAGTCAACTATTAAAATAGTGGTTAGTTACAGCTCTAGACTCTACATCATGGCACTAGCATTGAAATGGCAGCAAGCAAAAGCaaaagtaaccaatagataatgtaaatacagtacactgactaaaatgaaatatctattatgaaaataactaataactttcacgtttttcatgttgtaggcTGTCAATCACTGAAGCCTCTGAGTTCCCTGGTTTTACCCCAtggccatgtttgcactttttattaatgttcatttattaaaaaaaacattcaaatattgatgaatctaaaatgtattttcattatcaatattaatcagttttatttttttctaaatgtcacACTGGTATGTTCCAAATGTTTGCACTTTTgctttgtttacttgtttgtgtccTATTAGCATTACATGCTATCGTATAtaaaagttaataataataaatgaaatgttaatgataaaataatgttatataatacgtgtttgtgtgtataataaatatatataaaagtcACTCTAACTACCTTCAGTAATGTGTTAATAAATACGTTCCACCAACCATTCCATCCAACACTTTTCCAAACACCACATGTTTTCCATCCAACCACGGAGCTTTAGTAGCCAGGATGAAGAACTGAGACCCGTTGGTATCTGGACCAGCGTTAGCCATGCTCAcctagtgcacacacacacacacacacacacatttcatatGTCAGACATAAAGTAGTCCTAACTGGTGTGTGTGTACCAACCCATCCTGCTCCaagatgttttaatttgaaattctCATCTGCAAACGTTGTCCCATAGATGCTGTGACCTGCATGAAAAAGTGAGATAAGATTTAaatggagtgtgtgtgtaatgtagaTATTATTTATAACGTCAATCTAATGTCTTTCTGCTaatacaaagtaaaaatgagtGATTTAGTGTGTTTGAGAGTTTAAAACAGCATCACTTAgtctacgttcacactgcaggtcacTTCAGACCCAGGTCACTTTCATACGTGAATATAATCAATTCAATACATATCTGATATTTTACAATGCGACTACAGTCTGAACGACCAGGTCACGTTCTATCCAACCTTTATGTCGTCTCAGAAGGAGCAGCGGGGGAGGGGGGACCCTGGTGGAGGAAGTCAGTAGAAAAGTAGACGTGGAAGGAGGGTGAGAtcttaaaatgaatgaatatttattgtattatacatattatcagtgccacacACAACCTGAGACCAGATGCCTCCATGTTTACTTCTGTAAACAGTGTGTGCTGCGTGTGTACGTAGTTCATACGCCAAACtgatagagcagtgtttctcaaatgggggtacatgtacccctatgGGTAtgtaatggcactacaggggctactagagagagagaggaaaattaacaaatgaaagcattaaaaatatggggttttatgtttacttttagttaaaaattataatcatacaaaatattaccaacaactcacaaaacgacaacaaagacacactgaaTGAGAGAACAATAgtgatcactacaaaatacacaaaaataacagagaaacatacaaaacgacaccaaaaaaaaacactgagagagaataatgtaaataataccaacaacacataaaaacaatgacaaaaacacacaagataacagacaaatatactgaataataaaaagaacagacaaacaacaacaaaatgacactaaaaaacacacaaaatgatagaaatgttccacatcaggagagagatgactggaaattatgaaaactatagaaataaatctattcaggagccattaAATACTAtctatttcacttatttactaaatgagattctttaaaatgtgtgtttttactcattcatcccatcattatgatttatagatgAGTTTTgacagaattctgagtaaaatgctgtagtcggacataaggagggacttggattcagaaataagagaaatggggaCTAGaaccaaaaaggtttgagaagcactgatgGGAAGCACTGTGCGAATGTCACAAAGTGTTTCCATTCTGGGAAAAAGTGTTGGATTGTATAGGGAGGTGGATTGGTAAGAGAATACCCAGGTCACCAAGATTATGTTTACTAGGTGATAAATCAGTTATGCCAGGCATAACCAAATGTGAATACATGGTTTTAAAAGGGGGAACTTTGGCTGCAGCCAGGGTTATTCTTGGTGTCTGGAAAGACCCTGTTTGCCCAGATTTTGACAGGTGGATGGATAACATTCTGAAAATTGTTTCATATGAAAAATTACTGGCAAGGTTAAATGACGATTCAGATGTTTTTGCTAAATCTTGGGGAAAGATATTTGACTAAGTGTTATTGTACACATTTTCATACACTTACAGAACCTATGTATAGATCttatttgttttagttgtgATTCCTTGGACCCAAGAAATAATGGTAATTGTCTTTTACTACTGCTGTCTGACTGTTCGATGTTAGTGCtgttgaaaaagttgtaaagcaaaataaaaattttcattacaaaaaaaagagaagcacTGATATAAAAGAtgcatttaatgtgtaaatatgagctgcagtgtgaacgtagacTTTGTGTTTCATGCTTTTACCTCCACTTCCATCCCCAGCTGTAAAGTCTCCTCCCTGGATCATGAAATCCTTGATGACTCTGTGGAATTTAGTCCCTTTGTAGCCGTAATCTTTCTGTAGTTACACACAGGAGAATAATATCATATAATATAAAGTTAATAATACTGAGGGTTTGTGTAGAGCTTTAAGAGAGTTTTAAACTAAGAAGTTTCTCCAGCTTGGTCTGAGTTGATGATCATCATTTCTTTGTATTCTACTGATGACATGGATCAACATTCCATACTCACGTTAAAATCATGTGCATTTCATTGAATAATAAAGTTGCAACATGTCTTAATCATTCAGAACGCAGGTTTAATAACGAGAAGCTAAACTGTTACGACAAGTTCCTGCAGTAGAATTCAAATCTTAGAAAAAGCATGTTGAGACACAGCAGGAGATGATTAATGCAACGTATGAAGAGTAGAATCTACAGGTCTGTTAAACACAGATGCTGTGTGATGATATTAACCTGTGCCTTTTCATTTTGGCACAATAAATGCTTTTTACTTCCAATTAAAACATATTAATGGTGTAATAAAAGATCAATTAGGCGATATGTCGCAATATTTCAAAGTCCAATTATTGTATTgtcccaaaaaatgtcaaaatccattttttaatcatgttttttaatttaaaaaagccaTTTAATGTCGCTAACATAGCACAATCATAGCACGTACTGTAAactcccagtcactaggtgtcagtgaacgcaccatcagacgcTGGTAAACTACTCATGCACTACTCAATGACTTTaagctttattttcataaaacaatctTTCATAGATTTGTGtggtttcattttattaaagaaattaAGAACTGAACAGAATCAGTTTTAGAaacaaaagttcaactttttttggaaaaatttaatttgacagtGTGATAAACAAGTTACCATGTACtcgttctcacaagtttaaaaaaaatgaaagaaatctcatgccattttgtgaatttgttattattgatattgtgatatatatatatatatatatatatacatatatatatatacatatatatatatatacatatatatatatacatatatatatatatatatactgtaccgattagtatcaggatatattgtattgaGACATGCAAATCATGTATCGTATGGTCAGCTTCATGGTAATGTACATCCCTAAGacgtatatatatgtgtgtgtgtgtgcgttttagTTTATATCATCACTACCCACCTCTCCAGTTGCCAGGGTAACAAAGTTCTTCACAGTCAGTGGAACAACGTCACCAAACAAGCCAATGACAATCCTTCCAACCTCATGACCCCCGACTGTGATGTCGAGGAAcacctgagatttaaaaaacacacaatacacgTTATTAAAACACTTTAATGTCGTGAATGAAGCAATAAATGATATAAAGACAAAGACGAGTGATTTTCTGTGGTGACTCAGACAAAAACGTATTTctgaattattatttgtttttttaatgaactgaATGAGTTCCTCACTAGAATATATAATGAGCTAATTTACCAATATAACAGttttaatagaatagaatacaatgtttttattgtcatcattTTATTGACAACTGGTGGTGCAAGAGTACAGGtataaagagaaaaaattaaataaaaatacaataaactaGTAAAAATATGACCAGCAGGAGATATATAAAGCAAACAAGTAGAGATTAAAttatacagaagaggattaagGACAATTTGGATGGAATAATTTTGgtcaaatcaagaataaagtcgaaattgtcaagattaaagaaaaatgaactcaaaatacagaaTAGTGATAAAAGtggaaggtttgctaataaagtcaaatctacaatttaactttattctcaacatttcaactttatttttaacattttgactttacttttgacatatatttgacttttgttgtaattagcactGTAGAAATTAAGTGGTATtgatttcaactttattctcgacatttcgactttatttttgatttgcccaaaattattttttccatctAAATTGACCCAAATCTGCTTCcataaaattaaatgtaatatgtttttgtttaaatgtataattaaacacatttattccacATTCCTCTTCATATTGAAATAAATCAGACTTTTCTTCTCAATCAGGGTCACTGGGCTAAACAAGGAGCGCGTGCACCGCTTCGTATGCGCGCGCTCAGGTGCACGCGCTGCGCATTGCTGAAGTCTGTGTGTGGAACGACCATGAATCGGTTTCACGCGCACACACCGCAGACCGTGAACCTCTCCTCCGCTCGTGCACCAGCCACGTAAACCCAAAGCGCGTGCGCGTGATGCGTTATTCTCACCGTGCACGCGCCCCGTCTGTCCTAATACTAATGTTTATACACGCACACCGTGCACGTTCACCCACCTTCTCCGTGACTCTGGGCCCAGTCCGTGACACCCCCCCGGACACGGACTGTAGGAGGACGGCACAGAGGAACAGAGCGACCGCACGGAGCTTCAGAACCATAGCTTGATTATCCTAGGACTGAAATCACAGCGACTCAGATGGAAATATGTCCGAGGAACGAAACGAAGCTCCGCCGCTCCGTCACAAGACCCTCCCCTCTCCCCTCCCCCTACCCCGGAGAATGGAGCAAGGTCCGCCTCCAGAggagagggggaggagccaaggAGGAGCATCCAGCGGAAGCCCCTGACGGGACACGCGCCCCTGGCTGCAGTTACTGTTGGAGACAAGAGTGAAACAGATTAAAGCGGGGTTTTCAACactggggtcgtgaccccaattttgatggagaaaactGTTTTGGGCAAatcatgaataaagttgaaatgtcgagattaaaataaaaaaataatgaataaacttaaaatacaatatGGTGATAAAACTGGGAGGTTttttaataaagtcaaatctacagaagctgactagGACCATTTCACCATATAGAGGGTTTCCTGATATgatcaactacctggttttaacccaaTCTGGATCATCCTTTAGATAAaggtctgacctttgacctggaatacaatgagaaatacagctctacattttaacatctgtgttgctactgtatcaggttattaaatgtgattatattaagtcaataatgaattatattattatcattacactATAAAATGAGTTCAGAGCTGCTGATATCAACAATTCACTAACCTGACGAGAAATGAGACGAACACAttcagatgttgtccagatgttttcctcgtagatcctggtttagcttcgctaaccactagctcctcctttcctctgataactgttgacattgttctccctgatttgttctaACTTTTAACAGTTTATAAAACTCtgaatgtttttcacggtctgactgATTGGTACAGTCAAAAACACGgtaataattcaccatttctgctttgtttacctgctgagtacctccaatatggcgactTCTGGTTTGATGACACAGTAAAAACCCTCAATACATAGAGATTAGGGCTGGGACAACGCATCAACGTAATCGATGACGTTGACACGAGAAATACGTCTTCATAACTTCACTGGTTTTTACTTCTTTTCATTCCTTAATATAAATTATTGAGCAGCTATCATTCTTATCGCAACGTTGGTATTGATACTATCAATATTTTTGGATCGATCCGCAAACGTCTAGTGAGAACCCATCAGCAAAAACATAAATCGGCGCCACTGGTTGAGTTCATTTCAACAGGGAATTCTGAGCGCCACCATTACCACTTCTTAAAGATACAGTTTTATTAATCAATAAAGCaagatgtgtgtgcgtgagcgTGTTCGTGTGCATCTCAAATATCTCTTCAGAATCAGACTGACCTGAAACTTTCAACATGGCCGCTGCTTGGTTCAacggtgtgcaacgtcagatttgtttggactgcaatgataccgttaataaattgTTTCATAAATGCTTCACAAATTTTGTTagagtcctacctccacagtgatgatgtcatcagtcctacctccacagtgatgatgtcatcagtcctacctccacagtgatgatgtcatcagtcctacctccacactgatgatgtcatctctctctctcagcaagctgcagatgtcttcctacaggcactgcactagttctCATTGCAACTTTACTATTGAATTATTATGTCTTAAAATTAAGACTATTCTCATAATATTACGAttttaatctcgtagtgctcaCATTTCACTAAttctattcaattcaactttatttatgtagcacaaattacaacaaagtcatctcattgcgctgtaacaaaatataaagtccatagtaaaatagaagaaagaacccaacaagatccacatgaacaaacatttagtgacagtgggaagaaaaaactccctcttttttataggaagaaatctccagtggaaccaggttcagaggtggagaacatctggttccactggttggggttagtgaacagaaggacaaacagaatagaatagaaggatagaccatcagaatGTTCCAGACTACTAATATGTCGTTGTAGCTCTGTATCTTGGAGTAAGAGATGAGTTTAGACTTAGTTTTAGGAGCAGCTTTAACATCATTCTTAGCTCAGGAGCATTAGGGGGCGTGTGGGGCGGTGCACTGACTGAACGGTCCCCGGAAACCTTTCAACAGAGAAATGCCCTTTGCCTCACAATGATAGCGTTTCTATCACATTATGTCAATTTCCgcatttaacagtggattcCGTTTTTATCCCTTAATGTGTAAATTATAGAGCTGTAGCATAGGCAGAGTTTGGGATTCTTAccaggggggcaaaagaaaaaatacaattaaatatacagtatacaccATCTCCAGATTCACACcatgtaacatatacaataatgcaaaaatgatcaataacataattgataatagAAAATTAGCATCAACgcatcatttaatgttgtaaatttatgataaaatctttctgcttcatttttgctccagtaccatacatgaacagCTGGGGGCGGTATTGCTTCACCATTTatgttgtgaagaagaattgcgctacagtagaagaaccaacctaaagtttgggaccattagTACACACCTGACGTAGAACTAAcgtctgtgacatgaaactaacagtaatacacaCTGCATGGCACCTaagatattttcattttattatgtacaatatattaagaattttattttattctattttttgaatgaatgaatttggaaaaactgtaatgagAAC from Gouania willdenowi chromosome 9, fGouWil2.1, whole genome shotgun sequence encodes:
- the ppic gene encoding peptidyl-prolyl cis-trans isomerase C, which gives rise to MVLKLRAVALFLCAVLLQSVSGGVSRTGPRVTEKVFLDITVGGHEVGRIVIGLFGDVVPLTVKNFVTLATGEKDYGYKGTKFHRVIKDFMIQGGDFTAGDGSGGHSIYGTTFADENFKLKHLGAGWVSMANAGPDTNGSQFFILATKAPWLDGKHVVFGKVLDGMSVVHTIELQDTNDRNLPYTECVVVNSGRVPVKEPFVVEVEGW